From the Streptomyces nigrescens genome, one window contains:
- a CDS encoding DNA polymerase III subunit delta', which translates to MAVWDDVVGQDRVTATLAAAARDADALVSAERAGQEPPPGERPELSADRSGASQMTHAWLFTGPPGSGRSTAARAFAAALQCVSPDRALGGGPGCGFCDGCHTALIGTHADVEIVRTDLLSIGVKETRDLVRRSSLSPSGGRWQVIVLEDADRLTEGAGNVLLKAVEEPAPRTVWLLCAPSVEDVLPTIRSRCRLLSLRTPPVDAVADVLVRRDGIEPEAAGRAARATQGHIGRARRLATDERARARRTAVLKLPLRVDDIGGCLKAAQELIDAAGEDAKQVAEEVDTKETEELRAALGAAAGTGGRLPRGTAGAMKELQDKQKRRSTRTQRDSLDLALVDLTGFYRDVLALQMGASVPLANDEVRDSVQRIATASTPERTLRRIEAVIACREALDRNVAPLLAVEAMTVALRAG; encoded by the coding sequence ATGGCGGTATGGGACGACGTGGTCGGCCAGGACCGGGTGACGGCGACGCTGGCCGCGGCCGCGCGCGATGCGGACGCCCTGGTCTCCGCGGAGCGGGCGGGGCAGGAGCCCCCGCCCGGTGAGCGGCCGGAGCTCTCCGCCGACCGCAGCGGCGCCTCCCAGATGACACACGCCTGGCTGTTCACGGGCCCTCCCGGCTCCGGACGCTCCACCGCCGCCCGCGCCTTCGCCGCCGCCCTGCAGTGCGTCAGCCCGGACCGCGCCCTCGGCGGCGGCCCCGGCTGCGGCTTCTGCGACGGCTGCCACACCGCCCTGATCGGCACCCACGCCGATGTCGAGATCGTCCGTACGGACCTGCTGTCCATCGGCGTCAAGGAGACCCGCGACCTGGTCCGCCGGTCCTCGCTCTCCCCGTCCGGCGGCCGCTGGCAGGTGATCGTCCTGGAGGACGCCGACCGCCTCACCGAAGGCGCCGGCAATGTCCTCCTCAAGGCCGTCGAGGAGCCCGCGCCCCGTACGGTCTGGCTGCTCTGCGCCCCCTCCGTGGAGGACGTCCTCCCCACCATCCGCTCGCGCTGCCGCCTGCTCTCCCTGCGTACGCCGCCGGTCGACGCGGTCGCCGACGTCCTCGTCCGCCGGGACGGCATCGAACCGGAGGCCGCCGGCCGGGCCGCCCGCGCCACCCAGGGACACATCGGCCGGGCCCGCCGCCTCGCCACCGACGAGCGCGCCCGGGCCCGCCGGACGGCCGTACTGAAGCTCCCCCTCCGCGTCGACGACATCGGCGGCTGCCTCAAGGCCGCCCAGGAGCTGATCGACGCCGCGGGCGAGGACGCCAAGCAGGTCGCCGAGGAGGTCGACACCAAGGAGACCGAGGAGCTGCGCGCCGCGCTCGGCGCCGCCGCCGGCACCGGCGGACGGCTGCCGCGCGGCACGGCCGGCGCCATGAAGGAACTCCAGGACAAGCAGAAGCGCCGCTCGACCCGTACCCAGCGCGACAGCCTCGATCTGGCCCTGGTCGACCTCACCGGCTTCTACCGCGACGTCCTCGCCCTCCAGATGGGCGCCTCGGTACCCCTCGCCAACGACGAGGTACGCGACAGCGTCCAGCGCATCGCCACCGCATCGACCCCCGAACGCACCCTCCGCCGTATAGAAGCCGTCATCGCCTGCCGTGAGGCCCTGGACCGCAATGTGGCCCCCCTCCTCGCGGTCGAGGCGATGACGGTGGCGCTCCGCGCCGGCTGA